The following proteins are encoded in a genomic region of Heliomicrobium gestii:
- a CDS encoding HlyD family secretion protein, which produces MNKRLTVAIAIGAVLFTAIGFTVFPWASRAKVKAGEPATGYLEGTEFSIAPKIAGRVQEVLVKEGDRVEAGQIVARLESRELAEQLNQAKATLVQAQYGHTLTADTVDRQVDQAKAVLDAARAKLDGLKNGARPQEIGQARAAVDQAQTAYDNAKLNLDRTVKLFESGAASTKLRDDAQSATDAAQATLNMAKEKLSLIEAGARQEEIDAAQAQVDQAAASLQLAVASRIQVPLKAAVTDQAQATVDAAQAMVDNTVIRAPQKGVVTAKLVQAGEMVAAGLPIVTVVDIDTVWVKANVPEEQVTKLKQDQEISVSVEGLENRLTGKLTWISASADFATKKASHDMGDFDRKTFGIKVELPNPEGILKQGMTAKVYLPAGTTGSSR; this is translated from the coding sequence ATGAACAAGCGGCTGACGGTTGCCATCGCCATCGGCGCAGTGCTGTTCACGGCCATCGGTTTCACCGTTTTTCCCTGGGCTTCGCGGGCAAAGGTGAAAGCGGGCGAGCCGGCGACCGGTTATCTGGAGGGAACGGAATTCAGCATTGCGCCCAAGATCGCCGGCCGGGTGCAGGAGGTTCTCGTCAAAGAGGGTGACCGTGTGGAAGCCGGGCAAATCGTGGCTCGCCTCGAAAGTCGCGAACTGGCGGAGCAATTGAATCAGGCCAAAGCGACCCTGGTGCAGGCGCAGTATGGTCATACACTGACGGCAGATACGGTCGATCGACAAGTGGACCAGGCCAAGGCGGTACTCGATGCCGCTCGGGCGAAGTTGGACGGTTTGAAAAACGGCGCTCGTCCCCAAGAGATTGGACAGGCGCGGGCGGCCGTCGATCAGGCCCAGACCGCCTATGACAATGCCAAGTTGAACCTTGATCGAACGGTGAAGCTCTTTGAAAGCGGCGCCGCGTCGACCAAGCTACGGGATGACGCCCAGTCGGCGACCGATGCCGCGCAGGCCACTTTAAACATGGCGAAGGAAAAACTGTCTCTCATCGAGGCGGGCGCCCGGCAGGAAGAAATCGACGCGGCGCAGGCGCAGGTCGATCAGGCCGCCGCATCCTTGCAGCTGGCTGTCGCCTCCCGGATTCAGGTGCCGTTGAAGGCGGCGGTGACCGATCAGGCCCAGGCGACGGTTGACGCCGCCCAGGCCATGGTGGACAACACGGTGATCCGGGCGCCGCAAAAGGGTGTCGTCACGGCGAAGTTGGTGCAAGCGGGGGAAATGGTGGCGGCCGGGCTGCCCATCGTCACCGTGGTCGATATCGACACCGTCTGGGTCAAGGCCAATGTGCCTGAAGAACAGGTAACGAAGCTGAAACAGGATCAGGAGATCAGCGTTTCCGTCGAAGGCCTGGAAAACCGGCTGACCGGCAAACTCACCTGGATCAGCGCCAGCGCCGACTTTGCCACGAAAAAAGCCAGCCACGACATGGGAGACTTTGATCGAAAAACCTTCGGCATCAAGGTGGAACTGCCCAACCCCGAAGGCATCCTCAAACAGGGGATGACAGCCAAGGTGTATCTCCCGGCGGGAACGACCGGTTCCAGCCGGTAA
- a CDS encoding TetR/AcrR family transcriptional regulator codes for MRKVEQIFQGAVDIFAEKGFDRATMDEVAERSGVAKGTLYYHFDGKEDLIAFLMEEGTERLSEYIREAVAGTEDPIEQLRQAIHALVRFFDQNRDFCQLMLVGVWFNRERQTQFRQFLHQFYNHLSGIILSGMEQGQLRPMPAELSATGLFGLVSVVALRVILDGEAINCEQLGDFLFQQYVHGARSQGTSKP; via the coding sequence ATGCGCAAGGTGGAGCAGATTTTTCAGGGCGCCGTCGATATCTTTGCCGAAAAGGGCTTTGATCGAGCGACGATGGACGAGGTGGCCGAGCGGTCCGGTGTGGCCAAAGGCACCTTGTACTATCATTTTGACGGCAAGGAAGATCTGATCGCCTTTTTGATGGAGGAAGGGACCGAACGACTATCCGAATACATCCGCGAAGCCGTCGCTGGCACAGAGGATCCCATCGAACAACTGCGCCAGGCGATCCATGCGCTGGTCCGCTTTTTTGATCAGAACCGCGATTTCTGCCAACTGATGCTGGTGGGCGTCTGGTTTAACCGGGAGCGTCAAACCCAGTTTCGCCAATTCCTCCACCAGTTCTACAACCACCTGTCAGGCATCATCCTGTCGGGCATGGAACAAGGCCAACTGCGCCCCATGCCGGCGGAGCTCTCGGCGACAGGACTCTTCGGTCTCGTCTCGGTCGTCGCCTTGCGGGTGATCCTCGACGGCGAAGCGATCAACTGTGAACAACTTGGGGATTTTCTGTTTCAACAGTATGTCCATGGAGCAAGGTCGCAGGGGACGAGCAAGCCATAA
- the gyrA gene encoding DNA gyrase subunit A: protein MSDIVGKIVPIKLEDEMKKSFLDYSMSVIVSRALPDVRDGLKPVHRRILYTLYETGRTPDKPYSKSAGLVGDVMGRYHPHGDAAIYDATVRLAQPFSTRYMLVDGHGNFGSVDGDPAAAMRYTELRMAKITSHILADIDKNTVDFKPNYDDKREEPTVLPSRVPNLLLNGSSGIAVGMATNIPPHNLTELIDAVVMMIENPTVGVEDLMKVVKGPDFPTGALIMGRDAIRQAYTTGRGSIIMRAKARIEKMNGNKMRILVHEIPYQVNKSRLLERIAELVRDKRVDGITDLRDESDRRGMQIVIELRRDVNPQIVLNQLFKYTQMQETFGVNMLALVEGVPKVLNLRDMLYYYLEHQKDVIVRRTRFDLEKAEARAHILEGLRIAIDNIDRIIEIIRTSRTEDEARPILMEEFRLSEKQAQAILDMRLKRLAGLEREKIENEYQELLSSIAYFRAVLNSEKMVLDIIKKEISDIKDKFADPRRTEITGGGADIDVEDLIAEEDAVITITHNGYIKRLPVNTYKAQRRGGRGVTGMGTKEDDFVEHLFVTTTHHTLLFFTDRGKVYRLKTHEIPEASRTAKGTAIVNLLAITGDEKVNAVIPVKEFAADQYLFTATRSGIVKKTSLQHYHTARKEGLIALTLDDGDELIGVKLTDGQSDILLATRNGNAVRFNETDVREMGRTARGVKGIELAHGDFVVALDAVKDDDELLMITELGMGKRTPLTEYRKQNRGGKGILAMRLTNKTGLMAGIKVVRPGDELMVISAEGVIIRLNVDEISILGRVTQGVNIMRMSANDKVVALARVAMRDDDDE, encoded by the coding sequence ATGTCAGATATAGTCGGAAAAATCGTACCCATCAAACTTGAAGACGAGATGAAGAAATCCTTCCTCGATTACTCCATGAGCGTCATCGTTTCCCGGGCCTTGCCCGATGTGCGAGACGGGCTCAAGCCTGTTCATCGCCGGATTCTCTATACCCTCTATGAAACAGGCCGGACCCCTGACAAGCCCTACAGCAAATCGGCCGGTCTCGTCGGTGACGTCATGGGCCGCTACCATCCCCACGGCGATGCGGCCATCTATGACGCCACTGTCCGGTTGGCGCAGCCTTTTTCCACCCGCTACATGCTCGTCGACGGCCACGGCAACTTCGGCTCCGTCGACGGCGATCCGGCGGCGGCCATGCGGTATACGGAATTGCGCATGGCCAAGATCACGAGCCACATCCTGGCCGACATCGACAAGAACACCGTCGATTTCAAACCCAACTATGACGACAAGCGCGAGGAACCGACGGTCCTGCCGTCGCGGGTGCCCAACCTGCTCTTAAACGGTTCCTCGGGCATCGCTGTCGGCATGGCCACCAATATCCCGCCCCACAACCTTACGGAGTTGATCGACGCCGTCGTCATGATGATCGAAAACCCGACGGTCGGCGTCGAGGATCTGATGAAGGTCGTCAAGGGCCCCGACTTCCCCACCGGCGCATTGATCATGGGACGGGATGCCATCCGCCAGGCCTACACAACCGGTCGGGGCTCCATCATCATGCGCGCCAAAGCCCGCATCGAAAAGATGAACGGCAACAAGATGCGCATCCTCGTCCATGAAATTCCCTATCAGGTGAACAAGTCGCGACTGCTGGAGCGCATCGCCGAACTGGTGCGGGACAAACGCGTCGATGGCATCACCGACCTGCGCGACGAATCGGACCGGCGGGGCATGCAGATCGTCATCGAGCTGCGCCGCGACGTCAATCCCCAGATCGTCCTCAACCAGCTCTTCAAGTACACCCAGATGCAGGAGACCTTCGGCGTCAACATGCTGGCCCTTGTCGAGGGCGTGCCCAAGGTCCTTAACCTGCGCGACATGCTCTACTACTACCTGGAACATCAAAAAGACGTCATCGTCCGCCGGACCCGTTTTGATCTGGAGAAGGCCGAGGCGCGCGCCCACATCCTCGAAGGCCTGCGCATCGCCATCGACAACATCGACCGCATCATCGAGATCATCCGCACCTCCCGGACAGAGGATGAGGCCCGGCCCATCCTGATGGAAGAGTTTCGCCTCAGCGAAAAGCAGGCGCAAGCCATCCTGGACATGCGCCTCAAACGCCTGGCCGGCCTGGAACGCGAAAAGATCGAGAACGAGTATCAGGAGTTGTTATCGAGCATCGCCTATTTTCGCGCTGTCCTCAATTCCGAGAAAATGGTCTTGGATATCATCAAAAAAGAGATCTCGGACATCAAGGATAAATTTGCCGATCCCCGCCGGACCGAGATCACCGGCGGCGGCGCCGATATCGATGTGGAGGACCTGATCGCCGAAGAGGACGCTGTCATCACCATCACCCACAACGGCTACATCAAGCGCCTGCCCGTCAATACATACAAGGCCCAGCGCCGGGGCGGCCGGGGGGTCACCGGGATGGGGACGAAAGAGGACGACTTTGTGGAGCACCTCTTTGTCACCACGACCCATCACACCCTGCTCTTTTTCACCGATCGAGGCAAGGTCTACCGCCTGAAGACCCACGAAATCCCCGAGGCGTCGCGGACAGCCAAGGGGACGGCCATCGTCAACCTGCTGGCGATCACCGGCGACGAGAAGGTCAACGCCGTCATCCCGGTCAAGGAGTTTGCCGCCGATCAGTACCTCTTCACGGCCACCCGCAGCGGCATCGTCAAGAAGACCTCCCTCCAGCACTATCACACGGCGCGCAAGGAGGGCCTGATCGCCCTGACCCTTGATGACGGCGACGAGTTGATCGGCGTCAAGCTCACCGACGGGCAGAGCGACATCCTGCTGGCCACCCGCAACGGCAACGCCGTTCGCTTCAACGAGACAGATGTGCGGGAGATGGGCCGGACGGCCCGCGGTGTCAAAGGCATCGAACTGGCCCATGGAGACTTTGTCGTCGCCCTCGACGCGGTCAAGGATGACGATGAGCTGCTGATGATCACCGAACTGGGCATGGGCAAACGGACGCCTCTGACGGAGTACCGCAAACAAAACCGCGGCGGCAAGGGCATCCTGGCCATGCGCCTCACCAACAAGACCGGTTTGATGGCGGGCATCAAGGTGGTCCGACCGGGCGACGAGTTGATGGTCATCTCTGCCGAGGGCGTCATCATCCGCTTAAATGTCGATGAGATCAGCATCCTTGGCCGTGTCACCCAGGGCGTGAACATCATGCGCATGAGCGCCAACGACAAGGTGGTCGCCCTCGCCCGCGTCGCCATGCGGGACGATGACGACGAGTAA
- a CDS encoding ABC transporter substrate-binding protein encodes MISWRHGSLARSIGGMSILCMLTATLLAGCGGGSSLAAKTGGGSAGNSAGKGIKIGALVDKSGKGADWGKKNEIAAKIAVDEINAAGGINGSKIELVVKDTGGKNEEAVNLTRTLAEEGVAAIVGPFFSGECEVAFPQANKLSVPIISPSSAKAGVSEKNRPWAFRNSMTDDKLLHDATPRFVNAYNVKAVAVIHDEKDAWSKAVGTTDLPREFKALGVTIVNEGNFLTYKTGETNFAAIVTQIKTLNPDAIAFGGLYNEAASFAKEMERQGLKKPLLGGVGMYSAALIQQGGKAVEDFVATSCFNVYTDNARVKSFVDKFKPEAAKITPADDLPGSFEAQFYETFSMLADVLKKANKTDASPVAELRGAVKDGLSGLKDFEGVTGKTSMDEKGDGVKANYPMVVKNGKYEVLK; translated from the coding sequence ATGATTTCGTGGCGCCATGGCTCACTCGCCCGCTCGATCGGCGGAATGTCCATCCTCTGTATGTTGACGGCGACGCTCCTGGCCGGCTGTGGCGGGGGTAGCAGCCTCGCGGCGAAAACCGGCGGCGGATCAGCCGGCAACAGCGCCGGCAAGGGGATCAAGATCGGCGCTCTTGTCGACAAGTCCGGAAAAGGCGCCGACTGGGGAAAGAAAAATGAGATCGCCGCCAAAATCGCCGTCGACGAGATCAACGCAGCCGGCGGCATCAACGGTTCCAAAATTGAACTGGTCGTCAAAGACACGGGCGGAAAAAACGAGGAGGCCGTCAACCTGACGCGCACCCTCGCCGAAGAGGGCGTCGCCGCCATCGTCGGTCCCTTTTTCAGCGGCGAATGCGAGGTGGCCTTTCCCCAGGCCAACAAGCTGAGTGTTCCCATCATCTCTCCCTCGTCCGCCAAGGCCGGCGTCTCCGAGAAAAACCGCCCCTGGGCCTTTCGCAACAGCATGACCGACGACAAACTGCTCCATGACGCCACGCCGCGCTTTGTCAACGCCTATAACGTCAAGGCGGTGGCCGTCATCCATGATGAAAAAGACGCCTGGTCCAAAGCGGTCGGCACGACCGATCTCCCCCGCGAATTCAAGGCCCTCGGCGTCACCATCGTCAACGAGGGCAACTTCCTGACCTATAAGACGGGCGAGACCAACTTCGCCGCCATCGTCACCCAGATCAAGACGCTGAACCCCGACGCCATCGCCTTCGGCGGTCTCTACAACGAAGCGGCCAGCTTTGCCAAGGAGATGGAGCGCCAGGGCCTGAAAAAACCGCTCCTCGGCGGCGTGGGCATGTACTCGGCCGCCCTGATCCAACAGGGGGGCAAGGCGGTCGAGGATTTTGTGGCCACTTCCTGTTTCAACGTCTACACCGACAATGCCCGGGTGAAATCCTTCGTCGACAAGTTCAAGCCGGAAGCCGCCAAGATCACCCCGGCCGATGACCTGCCGGGCAGCTTCGAGGCCCAGTTCTATGAGACCTTTTCCATGCTCGCCGACGTGCTCAAGAAGGCGAACAAAACCGACGCCAGCCCGGTGGCGGAGCTGCGCGGCGCCGTCAAGGACGGCCTGTCGGGCCTGAAAGACTTCGAGGGCGTGACGGGCAAAACCAGCATGGACGAGAAGGGGGACGGCGTCAAGGCCAATTACCCCATGGTCGTCAAAAACGGCAAATACGAGGTGTTGAAGTAA
- a CDS encoding branched-chain amino acid ABC transporter permease: MLLLQQIVNGVMQGSIYALVAIGYSLVFGLLNLLNLAHGELFMLSGFIGLFLMSHFEFPLWLALPLTMVAAGAIGVGVEALCFRPIKKEHHLAPIVSTIAFGSVLVNSMVNLVGSEPQVFPAHVEIPDIALGALLISGSQLLSFVIAVALMVLLSYIVEKTKLGRAIRAMAENEKAAQILGVNVRKTVMITFFISAALAGIAGILVGLRFGKLSPFIGATIGLKALAVMVIGGLGNIYGAMLAGLILGVLEAATVVIPGLSPYVDAVIWGFLVFILLFKPTGLLGTRVQTERV, encoded by the coding sequence ATGCTGCTGCTTCAGCAAATCGTAAACGGTGTGATGCAGGGCAGCATTTATGCCCTCGTCGCCATCGGTTACTCCCTGGTCTTCGGCCTCTTGAACCTGCTCAACCTGGCCCATGGGGAGTTGTTCATGCTGTCCGGTTTTATCGGGCTTTTCCTGATGTCCCATTTTGAGTTTCCCCTGTGGCTCGCCCTTCCGTTGACGATGGTGGCCGCCGGCGCCATCGGCGTCGGCGTCGAGGCGCTCTGTTTCCGTCCCATCAAGAAAGAGCACCACCTGGCGCCGATCGTCAGCACCATCGCCTTCGGATCGGTCCTGGTCAACAGCATGGTCAATCTCGTCGGTTCGGAGCCGCAGGTCTTTCCCGCTCACGTGGAAATCCCCGACATCGCCCTCGGCGCTCTGCTGATCAGCGGTTCCCAATTGCTCAGCTTTGTCATCGCCGTCGCCTTGATGGTGCTCCTTTCTTACATCGTGGAAAAGACGAAGCTCGGCCGGGCGATCCGGGCGATGGCCGAAAATGAAAAGGCCGCCCAGATCCTCGGCGTCAATGTGCGCAAGACGGTGATGATCACCTTTTTCATCTCCGCCGCCCTGGCCGGCATCGCCGGCATCCTGGTGGGCCTGCGCTTCGGCAAGCTGAGCCCCTTCATCGGCGCCACCATCGGCCTCAAGGCCTTGGCGGTCATGGTCATCGGCGGCCTCGGCAACATCTACGGCGCCATGCTGGCCGGATTGATCCTGGGCGTCCTCGAAGCGGCCACCGTCGTCATCCCCGGCCTCTCCCCCTATGTGGACGCCGTCATCTGGGGATTCCTCGTCTTCATCCTGCTCTTTAAACCGACAGGGCTCCTGGGCACACGGGTCCAGACGGAAAGGGTGTGA
- a CDS encoding branched-chain amino acid ABC transporter permease, whose product MEESVLVFAGVNVILAVSLYVTLSTGQISLGHGAFMAIGAYLASVLTVNVHVHLYGAMAAAALVSGLVGIAVGFPALRVKGIYLAIGTLGLCEVVEVFFHKFEYTGAASGFSGMSGTTIPLVWTVAALCLLFCWQLSRSRMGWAFKAIKEDEVAAQTMGLPITYLKVAAFGISAAMAGLGGALYAHYIFFIDPAAFGYHTSLLILFYVIFGGAETFWGAALGALLLTLLPTFIRGLEEWRITAYGLLIMAMMAVRPQGLIAPETINSLKAVFSRSPGAGGATGGLVHPGGHASSLSASHPTTAVAPESTSDESGGG is encoded by the coding sequence ATGGAAGAATCGGTGCTCGTCTTTGCCGGCGTCAACGTCATTCTGGCGGTCAGTCTCTACGTCACCCTCTCCACCGGACAGATCTCCCTGGGCCATGGGGCCTTTATGGCCATCGGCGCCTACCTGGCGTCCGTGCTGACCGTCAATGTTCACGTCCACCTCTATGGGGCCATGGCTGCGGCCGCCCTGGTCAGCGGCCTCGTCGGCATCGCCGTCGGTTTTCCGGCCTTGCGGGTGAAAGGGATCTACCTCGCCATCGGCACCCTCGGCCTGTGCGAAGTGGTGGAGGTCTTCTTTCACAAGTTCGAGTACACCGGCGCCGCCTCCGGTTTCAGTGGCATGAGCGGAACGACGATCCCCCTCGTCTGGACTGTGGCGGCGCTGTGCCTGCTCTTTTGCTGGCAACTCAGCCGCTCTCGGATGGGCTGGGCCTTCAAGGCGATCAAGGAGGATGAGGTGGCCGCCCAGACGATGGGCCTCCCCATCACCTACCTCAAGGTGGCCGCCTTCGGCATCAGCGCCGCCATGGCCGGACTCGGCGGCGCCCTCTACGCCCACTACATTTTTTTTATCGATCCGGCGGCCTTCGGCTATCACACGTCCCTGTTGATCCTCTTTTACGTCATCTTCGGCGGCGCCGAGACCTTCTGGGGCGCCGCGCTGGGCGCCTTGCTCCTGACGTTGCTCCCCACCTTCATCCGGGGACTGGAGGAATGGCGCATCACCGCCTATGGCCTGTTGATCATGGCCATGATGGCGGTTCGTCCCCAGGGCCTGATCGCGCCGGAGACGATCAACAGCCTGAAAGCTGTCTTTTCCCGCTCCCCCGGCGCCGGTGGCGCGACCGGTGGCCTGGTCCATCCCGGCGGCCATGCCTCCTCCCTGTCGGCGTCCCATCCAACTACCGCCGTTGCGCCCGAGTCAACATCCGATGAATCCGGGGGAGGATGA
- a CDS encoding ABC transporter ATP-binding protein → MLVVDEVHKSFGGLNVIHEVTFQVPDGAIFSLIGPNGAGKTTLFNMITGIYPIDRGHISYQGTMLNEQSPHAITRLGIARTFQNIRLFPHMTVLENVRIGQSPLIGAGFKSLIPGYQRALENRLRTEAERLLELLHLADKKHRSAAELSYGDQRRLEIARAMATGARLLLLDEPAAGLNPEESQELNRIILKIRDEGHTILLIEHDMSVVMEISDLVAVINFGEKIAEGTPAEVQQNPLVLEAYLGKDDE, encoded by the coding sequence ATGCTGGTCGTCGATGAGGTTCACAAGAGTTTTGGCGGTCTCAACGTCATCCATGAAGTCACCTTCCAGGTGCCTGACGGGGCGATCTTCAGCCTGATCGGCCCGAATGGCGCTGGGAAAACGACCCTGTTCAACATGATCACCGGCATCTACCCCATCGACCGCGGCCACATCTCCTACCAGGGGACGATGCTCAATGAACAGAGCCCCCATGCGATCACCCGCCTGGGCATCGCCCGCACCTTTCAAAACATCCGCCTCTTCCCCCACATGACGGTGCTGGAGAATGTGCGGATCGGCCAGAGCCCGCTGATCGGCGCCGGGTTCAAAAGCCTGATTCCGGGGTATCAGCGGGCTCTGGAAAACCGGTTGCGGACGGAAGCGGAACGGCTGCTCGAACTGCTCCATCTGGCCGATAAAAAGCACCGCTCTGCCGCGGAACTCTCTTACGGCGATCAGCGGCGGCTGGAGATCGCCCGGGCCATGGCCACGGGCGCCCGGTTGCTCCTGCTCGACGAGCCGGCGGCGGGATTGAACCCGGAGGAGAGCCAGGAACTGAACCGGATTATCTTAAAAATCCGCGACGAGGGGCACACGATCCTGCTCATCGAACACGACATGTCCGTCGTCATGGAGATCTCCGACTTGGTCGCCGTGATCAACTTCGGCGAAAAGATCGCCGAAGGGACGCCGGCCGAGGTGCAACAAAACCCGCTCGTCCTCGAAGCCTACCTGGGAAAGGATGACGAATGA